In the genome of Fusarium poae strain DAOMC 252244 chromosome 1, whole genome shotgun sequence, the window GAGTATCATCACTTTCAAACGACCTGTTCTTACCACTGATCAGATCCAAGGGATCCCACCTCAGGAGAGGTTCAAAGACATTCTTTCCTCAAGAAATCCCGATGAATGGGATCCATGTCCGCAGGCTGACATTGATGCCCTGAAAGCAAAGTTCCCAAATGAAGGCCATGGTGCATTCCCTATTCTGGACATGCACAAAGTCGACATGTCGGCGTTCAATGCCAATAAGGAAATACCCGAGCGGAGAGAATTGATCTACTATCGATTGCTCAAGCCTCTTGCTAGACAGGATATCAATGCCCATATTCTATGTCATGCGTTCGAGGCAGATCGTAATAGTCTGTTCATGCTCGGCAATCACCTGGGCTATGGTCACGATCTGGGCATTGCAGCGAGCCTGAGTTATTCTTTTTACGTTCACGTCAATGCCGAAGAAGCAGTTATGGAAGGTAGTAAGTGGTGGATACAAGAGGCTTCTTGGCCACGCTTCAGCGCAGGCAGAGGCGCAATGGAGAGCTTGATCTGGAGTCCAGAGGGGAAGCATATCGCGACTGGCTATCAGGATGGTATCGTACTGCCAATGGCATCAAATCCAGAGCGAGAGCGAGAGACAAAACTGTAAAGACGATGTGAGCTTAGTTTTGTATCAGCGTTGCGGTCAGGTTTTGGCTGCCTCCAACACGTAGAATATTTTCTATACGACCAGGAATGACACATTACCTTACACAGTCGATAATATAAAAACTCATCTGGACCAAAACAATTGGAAAGTGGAtgttctctctttttctatCCTTTCTGATGGTGCATTCCGTTTGTGATTCACAAAAAAGGACTCTTCCTCACAAAAGCTTTGCTTTTCAGGCTCCAGTCACCCCCTTATTCTCCTCGGGATCGCATACTTCGATTTGAGAATCACCTCAACCACTGAACAATCTTTCCTTGCAGCACGAAAACCATTCGGGGCACAGTCGATTATCCCAAAAAAGTTACTCTAGTACATTACTTCGTTTCCTCTCAAGTCAAGGTGAGAGTCGAGATCAGTAACATCTGACCGACTGAGTATGTCCATGGATAATACATCGTTAGGCACTATTAACAGACGCCATTCAGATTCTAAGGAAAGCTAAACGTTCAAGAAGCCATGCCCATATTCAAgtaagccttcttcttgacatgCAGTAAACACGACGGCGACACAGGTTCAGATAAATCTTTGCATAGAAATCTTCAGACTCGGGAGATCTTTGGCCATACCTCTAGAGCTGGTAAGTACATGAATAAATATGCCCTTATCTTTCTATACTTGCTTGCTTAGCGGGTATCTGTCACCTGCAGATAATTAACACGAAGCTTGCATAGCAGCGCGTTGTATCGCATCTCTGTTTACTAAATAACCTTCTTCAAACACTACATCAGATCAAAAAAGGGGTAAGCCATTGCTTACTCTCCTCTCATTATCACTACTAAACAAACAATAAATAAACAGAAAAACTTGAAAGCTATCAAGAAAGACACTTCTCCTGTTCTATTCGCTTCCATTTCGTTAAAGCATGCCGCACACTGATTCACTGCTGGTAAGTGTTTCATCTGCCTACCCAACGCATCAGCCATCTTACACTGCCAATCTTCAACACTGAAACATAATATTCACAAGGTGCACCACCAAAACTTTTCATCTTTTCCCACCTTTTACCTCAAATGGATTTCTCACCTATCTTCCCcaaacatcatcttctttcATAGAAACATATTGCTAATCCCTTTTACTTTACAAGGTACATGGTAATCCTCATTTAAATTATCAATATATTCGTTATTGCCCGTGGCTCCCCCAGGACGGCTAAGAACGAAACCTTTAGTAAGTTTGCTTCATTTTCTCCAACACTGTATTTTATTCCCTTACCGTGTTCCGTCTATTGGCCTATATTGATCGCCCTTTTCGACACAGCAGTTCTAGCACTTATTTCCCTTACTTCCCCTTTACGAAAGTCATAGGATAGGCCCCTACTATCCCAAAGTTATATCATCGCTCTAACACCTAGACAAAAAGACGCTTTCCTTGTAAGTGGTTCTCCTATAATGCTTAGAGTACATACTAACTGTAAATCCAGGACGTATTCACTACTACGCAGGCAATACTATTCAAGATGGCTGACCGTATCGGGTCCCAGTCTCAACCTGGTCCGGTAGCAACTGAGGATGTTGATCGGATGCTGCAGAAGTTCCCAGACGAAGTTTTTGAATTGAGTTCAGACGGGCAGACATACACTGCGCCAAGGTGTCTCATCGGTACTCCAGTACGAAAGATCACTGAAACCGACGACTATTGGAAGTCAGGATGGCTCTCTCTTGAATCGTTCTTcgcccaggaggaaaacgagaagaaggccaaaGCCGAAGCAGATGTGCGACGGCAACTCAATCCTTCGGACAAGCACGCCGCAAAAGAGCACAAGATCCATTCAGACAACGTCTGCAAGCACAAGAAAATCCGAGAGATATTCGGTAAGGAGACAAATTATCATCCCAACCAGTTGGTTTCCAAGCACCACCTACCTGCGGACGGGCTTTGCTACATGGACATCATGTACAAGCTTGCCTGTAAGGTATCAGACCTGAAATATCTCCAAGATCGAAAGGAGCTTACTATGGATCCATGGGATTTCATCCGATGGAGAGTCGCATTGAAACTCCAGCCGAAACTTTTGTTTGCAGCGCAGAGTGGTCGTGAGTATGTTCGGGCCATCATTTCTCAAATCTTTGAGGGGCCTGGAACACCTTCATCCCCTCGTCCATATCATGATCCCCTTCTTCGTGCTGCCATTATTCGATCGGCTGGTTATCAGGGCCGCCTGAACAGCTACGGCAAGCCCAGCGATAAGCACAAGGTCGTCAAAGGACCTTCCATGATCACTTCTCGTGTCAGAGCAAGGCCCTCGTCACCTTTTGCACACAGGCCAGTCAATCCTTCTCGAGTTGAGAAACGTCAAAAGATATCTTCTCAGCCCAGTACCTACCACGGTGTCAACGCCTTTCGAGCCCAGCAACAAACGCGTCAGGGGCCGCAAGATAACCCCGAGCAATGAGCATACAGTGATCAAATGTGAGTAGTTAATAACAATCCCCTCATTCACTAGCTAATTCATCTCAACTCAGTTTTTTTGTTATGGAGTCCAAGGCCTGTTTCCTTATGCCAATTGAGCTCAATGGAACTATTCCGTACATACATCTTCTATCTCATCTATCGTTCGCATTGAGGTCACAAACTGGCAATGGGGGATACCCATCAGGATTTTGGAAGTGAGGTTTATGGCACATGGATACCGATTTACATCGGTCAGTCTTATTCTACATTATCTGGCAAATTTTGTACAAAATCTGTTCCCTCCCACTATTTGATCGCAATTGAGACGATCATACTCATAGTTCTTCCATGAGCCTGTGTTTCtaaggggggggggggggttcAGTTTGCACCAGGGATTATAGGCTCGTCAAAAAGAGTTTTCTTTCAATTGAAATTCTCATGATACTTTCGACGTCCACCTGAGCTGATGGTGTTAAATGCTGATCTTGTTTGTATCACGGTGAATAACATTGTGGTATCGTTTTGGCACGATAGTTTGTAGCTCGTGAAACGATTTGACAAGTCATAATAATTAGAAAGTCTTGTTGCTTTATCTAATAACTACATGACCTCATTTAACCCCGAATTTGTTGTTACTGTAAGCTTGCCGTATAGTTACATGGTCGGGTATACTGGGTATGCCGGGTATGCCGGGATAAATCTGAGGTCTTGACGATGTAAGGACAACTTGCCCATATAATTTCATGCGCACTGAAACCACTGTCTAAACAATCTTCAACTTCCTGATCCAATGCTCCTGGTTTGAGATCATAAGAAAATAACTTTTCCGTCTACCGCTGACCACGTGCAATCAAGACTTTTGGTTCGATTGGTTCCTGCATCTCAACTCTGAACTTACACCATCAAGCGCAAACAGGTAAGGTGAATCTCAACGCCCATATATCGTTAACCTTATTTAACCTATACCAAATGTTAGGTATGAGTTTACGTCAAGCAGCCGTCAGAGCCAGTCGAGCTCGCTTTGCAAGCCATTTCCCATGGACAACTTCACCTGCAATCATCGGCGCACCAATGCGCGTCATGTCGGGACCACAACTCGCCCTAGAGATCTCAAAAGCCGGAGGACTGGGTTTCATTGGCCCTGGAGCAAAGCCTGAAGACACATCCAATGACCTAGCTACTGTACGGGAGTTGCTACGTAATTCGTCTCCCAAAGCACTGCCATCCGCATTCCCCTCCGATCATCTCCCAGTCGGCGTTGGCTTTCAGCTTTGGAATGGGGATTTGGAATCAGCTGTTGAAGCCGTTCGAGAACACAAGCCTTGCGCAGCGTGGCTCTTTGCGCCACATCGAGGTCAAGAGGAGCTGGAAGAATGGACGGTCCAGATACGGGAAGCTTACCCTGGTATCCAAGTCTGGATTCAAATTGGTACCGTACAGGAGAGTATCCAAGCCGCCATGAGTGATCATCGCCCCGCTGCTCTTGTCATCCAAGGTGCTGAAGCAGGCGGTCATGGTCGAGCCACCGACGGCCTGGGTTTAATGGCCCTGTTTCCTGAAATCTCAGACCAGGTTCAAAACTTTGAGATGGCTATATTTGCGGCAGGAGGTATCGCAGATGGTCGCGGAGTCGTAGCGGCACTCTCACTCGGAGCCACTGGGGCAGTAATGGGCACCCGTTTCCTAGCAGCCACGGAAGCGCGCATCAGCAAAGGCTACCAACAGGAAGTCGTGCGAGCTACGGACGGAGCTCGATGCACTACTAGAACTATGCTCTATAATCAGCTTCGCGGCACAATGGGTTGGCCGGAGCAGTACAGCCCGCGTGGGATCGTCAACCAGAGCTTCCATGATCACCAAGCTGGTGTTGATTTTGAGGAGCTGAAGAAGCGACATGACGAAGCTATCAAGTCCGGCGATAAGGGCTGGGGACCAGAGGGGAGACTGGCTACGTATGCGGGTGCGGCTGTTGGCCTTATACATGATGTACAGGATGCAGGTGTGATCGTAAGGCGTGTGCAGAGTGAAGCCAATGAGATTATGGCAGACTTTGCAAGGAATACTATGTAATGAGATTCCCACAAATGAATATGAGCACTTTACCTTTATGGGATATACGAAGAAAGTTGGTTTGTAAAACAGTTTTGTAGGTTCAGTTTCCAGTTATCATCATTCTTTCGACCATGGACGAGGAGCAGCTATGAAGACCACCACATATTATCTTTCAGGCGATGCATTTCAGAATGACATGTTCAACGCCATcgctatataataaagatctgATGTAGGTATATTATGGCTACAAGCTAAAGAGATGTTCTATTGTTGTTGGTGTATTTGCTAGGTAGATATAATTACCAAATATTCAACGGTGAGTAGTGACATATACTCTGTTTTGAAATTTTGTAAGCTTTGCAAGCCAGCTTTCGTCATTAGAATGACTTAAACAATATCGCTATAATCCTAGGATAGGATGAGTACATATAAATCCGATGAGACGAAGGCATTTGGTGTAGTTGAATTACGGTTCGTTCGTCACTTACACGCCCTTGATAGGTTGTGATAGTAAATACTGCAAGTTCATCTTTCATTATTTTATCAACATGACTCTATTCGATTTATCCTCATGTTTGATCTGAGGCTTACATCCTGATTTGTAATAGTGTTAGACATGAATGAAACCGATGAGTTGATCAATCTTCATCAGTGAGCCTCGGTAGTGAGTTGAGATGGAATAGAAAACAAATCTTATGACTAAGCATGCGAGATCTGAAAGTGACATTTGGAAATTCGAATGTCAAAATATAGTCGACTAGATATTTCTTATTTCATTCGAGCTATATCATCATCTTGCCAAAATAAACATGATGGAATTTGAAGCTCTTGAAGCTATGATGACGATTCTGAAGCCGCCTTATTCAGTGACTACAGCGAGAGCTTTGTAGGTCACGTGGCTGAGAATACAGCAACTTCAATTGGACAATTGACTTGCCCGGATGGGTCCAGATTCCAACTTCGACCCAAATCAGCCCATCCCTCACAAATCCCTCGACAACACCCTCTACCTCGCATCCCCCGAGTCATCCTCATTGCCAGGCGCAAACCCGATCCGATAAGAACTACAACAATGTTCCTGCAACGCTCCGCCATCACCGCGGCTCGCCGCGTCGCTGCCCGACCTGCTGTCGCTCGCACCTTTGTCACCTCCGTCGCTCGCCGTACgcatttctttctttccccaCAGCCAATGGTATCCGTCGTATGATGGCTGACTAGCGTTTTTGCTCCGACTACAGGTGATGCCAGCCGTCCTACCACCCCCAGCGAGCAGGCCGCTGCTCTTGCTGGCActgccgagaagaaggttggATCCTACAAGGTTCTGAAGGGTACGTTAATCGACAACGACGCCGTCGACAGCCGCAATGGCGCGCCCCGTAACCTCGGTCGATGCACCGTGACGTGATATGCAACACCGGCTGACGAAAGCTTCCACTATTGCAGAGATCCAGACTGAGGAGGATCTCTTCGGTCCTGGTGCCGCCCCCGGTACCGTCCCTACCGATCTCGAGCAGTCCACCGGTCTCGAGCGTCTGGAGATTCTCGGTAAGATGGAGGGTGTCGACATCTTCGACATGCGCCCTCTCGATGCCACCCGCCTCGGAACGATGAAGGACCCCATCATGGTCCGATCTGCTGGTGAGGAGCAGTTCGCTGGTTGCACTGGTTTCCCTGCCGACTCTCACGGTGTTAACTGGCTCGGCGTGAGTCTTGACCTTTTTTTCGGCCCCCGGACAGATGGAAGTGAATTGCTGACATTGTAACTTCAAGCTCACCCGCGAGCGCCCTATCGAGCGATGCCCCGAGTGCGGCAGCGTCTACAAGATGGACtacgtcggtcctgaggacgatcaccaccaccaccaccctcCTGAGTTTGAGGAGCCCAAGACTTTTGCCGATTACATCAAGCCTGAGTACCGATACAAATAAATGCATTGCGCCGAGAGATATTGAGAAGATTGGGCTGCAGTATCAAGTGAAAACTAGACGGGTGTGATGCTGCCCCGGGGAGAGGATCCATTTTGTGTAGATTAGGGTGCCTTGTTCCCTGTGTCAATTTACTAAGTTAGCTTGCagaagttgatgttgactATATAACAGATTCTCCAAGATGTGAAACTAATTTAATGTTTCGATTGAACTAGCAATCGAGTATTTCTTGAGCTTCAGGATAATCCACAGTATATAGCTGGGTTGTGATGTCATTTCGTTGGTTGAGGTGAAACAGTCTGCGAATGGTAACTCTCATACGGAGTACCAGGGCCCATGAATCGAAATGGTGTGACATGAGATATGGGTTATGCATATCCTTTTCAAGCAAGAGAACAAGCTTCGGTATGTCTTCATATACCTGTTGTTCTCATTTGTGAATTCCCTGTTGTCTATTTCCTGGGATGTCGAGGTGGTGTAATGACATCGTCTCGGTCATTGTGTGGGGAGCATGAAGACCATCTCAGATCGACTACTGTTGCATGCTTGAGAGTAAAGGTGATGCTGTTATGCTTATCGCCGTCCTTCagccttcatcttcatcaaagctcaacttgatcttcttggccttcttctttggcttgCGATTCTTGGCAGCGTCTTTATCGGAAacatcctttttcttcttatcctcCCCGTCACCTTCAGCCTTGGCCTCATCAGAATCACCGCCAACGACTTTTCCAACCTTGCGCTTCCTTCCTCCAATAGCAGCTTTGCTTTCAGACTCTTTGGTGACTTCTTTCACGACCGTCGGCTCCGCATCGTGATCTCCAGTGTCCTTGACAACGCCGTCCTTGTCGACCTCAAGACTCACGACGTTCCCGTCTTCATCCACGACAAGCGGTACATCTTCGGCTTCCTCACTGCTGGAGCGCTTCTTGGCTGATCTCCGTTGTGCAGCGAGGAGTGGATCAGGACCAGTTGCGCCGGCAGCTTGGGCGCGCAGAGCCGCAAGGAATGGCGGTGCTGCGTTGTCGTATGACAGATTTTTTGAGTTAATCTTGGGAGTAGAAGCCATGGTTGAAGAGTTGGGATGAAATAGgatgagtgagtgagtgagctGGAGGTTTGATGTGGTTAGTTCAGCTCTCACAAGCTGTCAGCGATTGGTTTACGGCTCTTTGTCAGCTTTTCGATACCGTCTTTTGATTCTCCGTGAAACTTGGATCCAGAAACACAAACAAGCAAAATGTCAGTCTAGACTATTCTAGGCAAAAAATAGTTtatctaccttagtaggtacatGCAAGCGCAATGCGAGTGGGGCTATTGCGCCAAACCTATTTTTTTCTGGCTATGGAAGACAAGATTGAGATGAAAATGAATTTCTTGCTTTTATCAGGTCCACTGTAAACCAATAAGGCAGATCGATTAAAACTTatcctcctaagtcttaggttacaaaataaatagcttaagaGCAATAGTCTAAGGGGCATAAAaaggcccactaatttcgtctcttgtgcttccagcggccaaatTTTCTGAGACCCTGAGGCTAGCATCTACGGTGAGTGACAAGTGGTGAGAACCTAATTATAACCGAATccttggcttcttcttctttcttcttttcctgctTCTCCTGACAGGGGAAACCTTTGGCCAATATGAAGAGGCGGACCGGGAGATCATGATGGATATTCCGCCCTTTTCATTTAGATGAAGTTGCGGTGTCTGATTGGATTGAgccaaaaaaaacaaaaggcAGGGCGGCCTATTGGGTACG includes:
- the COX4 gene encoding Cytochrome c oxidase subunit 4, producing the protein MEFEALEAMMTILKPPYSVTTARALFQLRPKSAHPSQIPRQHPLPRIPRVILIARRKPDPIRTTTMFLQRSAITAARRVAARPAVARTFVTSVARRDASRPTTPSEQAAALAGTAEKKVGSYKVLKEIQTEEDLFGPGAAPGTVPTDLEQSTGLERLEILGKMEGVDIFDMRPLDATRLGTMKDPIMVRSAGEEQFAGCTGFPADSHGVNWLGLTRERPIERCPECGSVYKMDYVGPEDDHHHHHPPEFEEPKTFADYIKPEYRYK
- a CDS encoding hypothetical protein (BUSCO:35700at5125) — translated: MELSRLPDDASRIQTIQRFMSVQPAWTPGQELPWDAVGIQPPRITRGAYGAVVYAQASLAAARVVEQEDESGQIENRRGIHSIHAVFTNPGLSDRPFILDVSEVHSSRSFSTRLVHARQPTQPSTNPSGPFPKSDSEVPLGNACLTSIITFKRPVLTTDQIQGIPPQERFKDILSSRNPDEWDPCPQADIDALKAKFPNEGHGAFPILDMHKVDMSAFNANKEIPERRELIYYRLLKPLARQDINAHILCHAFEADRNSLFMLGNHLGYGHDLGIAASLSYSFYVHVNAEEAVMEGSKWWIQEASWPRFSAGRGAMESLIWSPEGKHIATGYQDGIVLPMASNPERERETKL